One genomic region from Salvia hispanica cultivar TCC Black 2014 chromosome 2, UniMelb_Shisp_WGS_1.0, whole genome shotgun sequence encodes:
- the LOC125207646 gene encoding homeobox-leucine zipper protein ATHB-54-like — protein sequence MEGGGVFDDSHMPNLVLKSESSEVLDSLWVPNSSPSFQGCASMVSFEDVNTTTTTTNNNMKSENCNDDFDPAFHQPADKKRRLSHDQVKFLEKSFEVENKLEPERKIQLAKEVGLQPRQVAIWFQNRRARYKTKVLEKEYAALKASYDKLRSDYDTLFKDNDKMRNEVNLLTEKLMMREKGKKDCDSEAEKAAVAAAASSAKSDVFDSDSPHCTEGAALEPADSSHVFERGEASDFSQDEDDSLMPPSCFPKIQVECYDDLQPNSCNLGFPVQDQGTWFWQY from the exons ATGGAGGGTGGAGGCGTCTTCGACGATTCCCACATGCCTAATCTTGTCCTCAAGAGTGAGAGCTCCGAGGTTCTTGATTCTCTCTGGGTTCCCAATTCTTCCCCTTCTTTTCAAG GCTGTGCTTCCATGGTGAGCTTCGAGGATGTaaacacaacaacaacaacaacaaacaacAACATGAAATCGGAGAACTGCAATGACGATTTTGACCCTGCCTTCCACCAGCCGGCCGACAAGAAACGGCGGCTCTCGCACGATCAAGTGAAGTTTCTGGAGAAGAGCTTCGAGGTCGAGAACAAGCTTGAACCCGAGCGCAAAATCCAGCTGGCTAAAGAGGTCGGTTTGCAGCCGAGGCAGGTCGCGATCTGGTTCCAAAATCGACGCGCCCGCTACAAGACCAAGGTTCTCGAGAAGGAATACGCCGCCTTGAAAGCCAGCTACGACAAACTCAGATCGGACTACGACACCCTCTTCAAAGACAACGACAAGATGCGAAACGAG gttaaTCTGCTGACGGAGAAGTTGATGATGAGAGAGAAGGGGAAGAAGGATTGCGATTCGGAGGCGGAGAAGGCGGCGGTTGCTGCGGCGGCGAGCTCGGCGAAGAGTGATGTGTTCGATTCGGACAGCCCGCATTGCACGGAGGGGGCGGCGCTGGAGCCGGCTGATTCGTCTCACGTGTTCGAGAGAGGAGAGGCTTCGGATTTCTCCCAAGATGAAGACGACAGCCTTATGCCGCCGTCTTGTTTTCCCAAGATACAAGTCGAGTGCTACGATGATCTGCAACCAAACTCTTGCAATCTCGGATTTCCTGTTCAAGATCAAGGCACATGGTTCTGGCAATATTGA
- the LOC125204109 gene encoding protein NRT1/ PTR FAMILY 4.6-like, whose amino-acid sequence MEMENQLWEGYVDWRGKAAVRTKHGGMRAAIFVLVVEVLENLAYLANASNLVLYLTQYMHFSPSQAANSVTNFMGTAFLLALLGGFLSDAFFTTYNIYIISALTEFLGLILLTMQAKSSSLQPPKCDKKQQEMQCQQVGGAKAALLFSGLYLVALGVGGIKGSLPAHGAEQFDGSTPRGRKQRSSFFNYFVFSLAAGSLIAVTLVVWIEDNIGWQWGFGISMLTILLSIPMFLAGSSFYRNKIPLGSPLTTISKVLIASLLNSCTAPSSSNAVASMSSSPPRCKEEEEEEDENGDRSTKPESPSESLKFLNRAAANTESSKLKCSVQQVEEVKIVFKSLPIFACTIVLNCCLAQLSTFSVQQAATMNTRLGPLNLPPASLPVFPVVFIMIIAPLYDHAIVPLARRISKSEMGISHLQRIGAGLVISVVAMAAAALVETKRRTAAHDKLDSDSPLPLTFLWIAFQYLLLGSADLFTLAGLLEFFFTEAPFSMRSLATSLSFASLAMGYYLSTVIVSVVNSITARAGGQPWLAGANLNHYQLHRFYWLMCALSGLNLLHYLFWANKYKYRSHHGGRGVASSMEGRDIG is encoded by the exons atg GAAATGGAAAACCAATTATGGGAGGGATATGTTGATTGGAGAGGCAAAGCTGCTGTGAGAACCAAACATGGCGGTATGAGAGCTGCCATCTTTGTTTTAG TTGTGGAGGTATTGGAGAATTTGGCGTACCTGGCGAATGCAAGCAACTTGGTGTTGTACCTTACGCAATACATGCATTTTTCGCCGTCGCAGGCGGCCAACTCCGTCACCAATTTCATGGGAACGGCGTTTCTTTTAGCCCTTCTGGGTGGATTTTTATCCGACGCTTTCTTCACCACATACAATATCTACATAATTAGTGCCCTTACTGAGTTCCTG GGTCTAATATTATTGACAATGCAAGCAAAGTCAAGTTCCCTACAACCCccaaaatgtgacaaaaaacAACAAGAAATGCAATGCCAACAAGTTGGTGGTGCAAAGGCTGCACTTCTTTTCTCAGGGCTATATCTAGTGGCGCTGGGCGTCGGCGGGATCAAGGGTTCCTTGCCGGCCCACGGAGCCGAGCAGTTTGACGGCAGCACGCCACGTGGCAGGAAGCAGAGATCGAGTTTCTTCAACTACTTCGTCTTCTCCCTCGCCGCTGGGTCCCTCATCGCCGTCACATTAGTGGTATGGATCGAAGACAACATTGGTTGGCAATGGGGATTCGGAATCTCCATGCTCACCATACTTTTGTCCATACCCATGTTTCTAGCTGGTTCCAGCTTTTATAGGAACAAGATCCCTCTTGGAAGCCCTCTAACCACCATATCTAAG GTCCTGATAGCGTCATTGCTGAACTCATGCACGGCGCCAAGTTCCAGCAACGCCGTGGCAAGCATGTCGAGCAGCCCGCCACGGTgcaaggaagaagaagaagaagaagacgaaaaCGGAGACAGAAGCACGAAACCCGAATCCCCATCGGAAAGCCTGAAATTCCTGAACAGAGCAGCAGCAAACACAGAATCATCGAAGCTGAAATGCTCAGTGCAGCAAGTGGAGGAAGTGAAGATCGTGTTCAAATCCCTCCCAATCTTCGCTTGCACCATAGTCCTCAACTGCTGCCTCGCCCAGCTCTCCACCTTCTCGGTCCAGCAAGCCGCCACCATGAACACCCGCCTCGGCCCCCTCAATCTCCCCCCGGCCTCCCTTCCCGTCTTCCCCGTCGTCTTCATCATGATCATCGCCCCTCTCTACGACCACGCCATCGTCCCCTTGGCCCGCCGCATCTCCAAATCCGAGATGGGGATTTCGCACCTCCAACGCATCGGCGCCGGATTAGTCATCTCCGTCGTCGCCATGGCCGCCGCCGCCCTAGTCGAGACCAAGCGCCGGACAGCCGCTCACGATAAACTCGACTCGGACTCTCCTCTGCCGCTCACGTTTCTCTGGATCGCGTTTCAGTACCTTCTCCTCGGATCGGCGGACCTGTTCACGTTAGCAGGCCTGCTTGAGTTCTTCTTCACGGAGGCGCCGTTTAGCATGAGATCGCTCGCCACTTCCTTGTCCTTCGCGTCCCTGGCGATGGGGTATTACCTCAGCACCGTCATCGTGTCGGTCGTGAACAGCATCACGGCTCGCGCCGGTGGCCAGCCGTGGCTCGCTGGAGCTAACTTGAATCACTACCAGCTGCATAGGTTTTACTGGCTAATGTGCGCCTTGAGCGGTTTGAACCTTTTGCATTATCTTTTTTGGGCTAATAAGTATAAGTACAGATCGCATCACGGTGGCCGTGGCGTTGCGAGTTCAATGGAGGGACGGGACATTGGTTAG
- the LOC125205024 gene encoding aldehyde oxidase GLOX-like, which translates to MACHLTPSLILLLSLLTLSSPHLDNGGGEWGLLHRSVGISAMHMQLLHNDKVIIFDRTDFGPSQLTLPFGKCRHNDEVISEDCTAHSILYDVASNTYRPLMVLTDVWCSSGALSPDGSLIQTGGFHGGDHKVRTFTPCDDELCDWIELPQNLSVQRWYSSDSILPDGRLIVVGGRKAFSYEFFPKNPQDSVFYFRFLVETTDFKEENNLYPFLHLLPDGNLFVFANQRSVLLDYKINKVLRHFPPIPGEKRSYPATGSSAMLPIRLSPQISAVEVMVCGGAMGGAYTKAAEGIYVAASRTCGRLRVTDPDPEWRMEFMPMGRVMPDMIVLPTADVIILNGAGKGTAGWDSAVDPVLHPLLYRTNEPDARKRFSVLNPTTIPRLYHSAATLLPDGRILVGGSNPHVLYKFTGVRYPTELSLEAFSPPYLGSARTHLRPSILSVEGSADGLTISYGQRFSVTFSLMVEPEGEFTVTMVAPAFNTHSFAMNQRLLVLYVADVQQVYSLTHRVIVHAPPTANVAPPGYYMVFVVHHGVPSHSVWIRIK; encoded by the coding sequence ATGGCGTGCCACTTGACTCCCTCTCTCATCCTCCTTCTCTCCCTCCTTACTCTCTCCTCACCACACCTCGATAACGGCGGCGGAGAATGGGGTCTCCTCCATCGATCAGTGGGCATCTCCGCCATGCACATGCAGCTCCTACACAACGACAAAGTGATCATCTTCGACCGCACCGACTTCGGCCCCTCCCAACTGACCCTCCCCTTCGGCAAATGCCGCCACAACGACGAAGTCATTTCCGAGGACTGCACCGCCCACTCCATCCTCTACGACGTCGCTTCCAACACCTACCGCCCCCTCATGGTCCTCACCGACGTCTGGTGCTCCTCCGGCGCCCTCAGCCCCGACGGCTCCCTCATCCAGACCGGCGGCTTCCACGGCGGCGACCACAAGGTCCGCACCTTCACCCCCTGCGACGACGAGCTCTGCGACTGGATCGAGCTCCCCCAGAACCTCTCCGTCCAGCGCTGGTACTCCTCCGACAGCATTCTCCCCGACGGCCGCCTGATCGTCGTCGGCGGCAGAAAGGCCTTCAGCTACGAGTTCTTCCCCAAGAACCCTCAAGATTCCGTTTTCTACTTCCGTTTCTTGGTCGAGACCACCGATTTCAAGGAGGAGAACAATCTCTACCCCTTCCTGCATCTCCTCCCCGACGGTAACCTCTTCGTCTTCGCCAATCAGCGCTCCGTTTTGCTGGATTACAAAATCAACAAGGTTCTACGGCATTTCCCGCCGATTCCGGGAGAGAAGAGGAGCTATCCGGCGACCGGATCGTCGGCGATGCTTCCGATCAGGCTGAGCCCGCAGATCTCCGCCGTGGAGGTCATGGTGTGCGGCGGCGCGATGGGCGGCGCCTACACGAAGGCCGCGGAGGGGATCTACGTGGCAGCTTCGAGGACGTGTGGCCGCTTACGTGTCACGGATCCGGATCCGGAATGGAGAATGGAGTTCATGCCCATGGGTCGGGTCATGCCCGATATGATCGTTTTACCAACCGCTGACGTCATCATTCTCAACGGAGCCGGAAAGGGAACCGCCGGGTGGGACTCGGCGGTTGACCCGGTTTTGCACCCGCTTCTCTACCGCACGAACGAGCCCGACGCGAGGAAGAGATTCAGTGTGCTGAATCCCACCACAATACCGAGGCTGTACCACTCAGCAGCCACGTTGCTGCCAGATGGCAGGATTTTAGTGGGGGGAAGCAACCCGCACGTGCTGTACAAGTTCACAGGCGTAAGGTACCCCACGGAGCTCAGCCTGGAAGCCTTTTCGCCACCCTACTTGGGATCGGCGCGCACGCATCTCCGCCCTTCGATTCTGTCGGTGGAGGGCTCCGCAGATGGGTTGACCATATCCTACGGCCAGAGATTCTCCGTGACGTTCAGTTTGATGGTGGAGCCTGAGGGGGAGTTCACGGTAACAATGGTTGCACCCGCCTTCAACACACACTCCTTCGCCATGAATCAAAGGCTGCTGGTGTTGTACGTTGCCGATGTACAACAGGTGTATTCTCTCACGCACCGGGTTATTGTGCATGCGCCTCCGACTGCTAACGTTGCACCCCCGGGGTATTATATGGTGTTTGTGGTGCATCACGGAGTCCCTAGCCATTCTGTTTGGATTAGAATTAAATAG